The Streptomyces capitiformicae genome contains the following window.
ACGGTCATCGCGGCCGCGAGGCCGAGTTTGCCGATGAAGCTCACGCCGGACGCGTACAGCCCGGCCAGGGCGATGATCACCGTGCAGCCGGAGATGAGGACGGCGCGGCCGCCGGTCGCCGTGGCACGGCCGGCCGCGCGCACGGGGTCGGCGCCGTCCATGAGGTTCTGGCGGTGACGGGTGATCAGGAACAGGGCGTAGTCGATGCCCACGCCGAGACCGATCATCGTGGCCAGGGTCGGTGAGACGGTCGCGAAGGTGAACGCCGAGGCGAGCAGGCCGAGGCAGGCAAGGCCGCCGACCGCGCTGAGCAGCGCGGTCACCAGCGGCAGTCCGGCCGCGATCACGCTGCCGAAGCCGACCAGGAGGACGACGATCGCCACCGCGAACCCGATCAGTTCGCTCACCCGGTCGTCGGCCGCGGGGCGGGCCAGTTCGCCGAGCGGGCCGCCGTACTCGACGTCGGCGCCGGCCGACCGCAGGGGCTGCACGGAGTCGTCCACGCCGTCGAGATAACTGTCATCAAGGGTCGAGGGCTGTACGTCGAAGCGGATGGTGATGTACGCCGTCTTCTGGTCGGAGGACAGGGGGCCGACGTTCGGCTGCTTCGACTGGTCGGACTGGTCGGACGACTGCGAGGAGGCCGCGGTGAGCGGGTTCTGGGCCGACAGTACGTGCGGCAGTTTCTGCAGGTCGTCGACCGTCTCGGACATCTGGGAGCCGAGGGAGGTCAGGGGCTTGTCCGCGTCGTGCAGGACGATCTGGCTGCTGTAGCCGCCGGCCGCCGGATCGTGCTTCTCCAGCACCTCCAGGCCTTGCTGGGACTGCACGCCCGAGAGGGAGAAGTTGTCCGAGTAGTCGCCGCCGAAGGACCGGTTCAGCGTCTGCAGGGCGGCGAGGATTACCAGCCAGGCGACGATGACGATGACGAAGTGCCGGGCGCACCACTCGCCGAGGCGCCGCAGCCGTCCCGCCGCGGCACGGGTCCCGCTCTCCGCACCGGATCGACTCGAGCGCATCGCCTCTCCCAGCTCATCGCCTCTCCCAGCTCATCGCCTCTCCAGCGGGAGCGATCTCCCGCACCCTCATTACACGCTCCGGCCACCACCCCGGCACCTCCGGCGACACCGGTCCCCCCGGTTGGCGGCCCCGGCTTGACAGGCGGACGATGGAGGAGTGGGTCGGAACGGAAGGAGCCATCATGCTGGAGATCAAGACGGTCGAGAAGCCGGACGAGCGGCGGGACTTCCCGCGCGGCCACCTTGAGGCCGTCCACCTCACCGGGCTCGACTTCGCGGTGGCCACCTTCGAACCCGGCTGGCGCTGGTCGGAATCCGTGGCCCCCATCGCCGGCACGAAGAGCTGCCAGGTCCACCACGACGGGTACGTCGTCCAAGGACGCCTGCACATCGTCATGGACGAAGGCGGTGAGAGCGAGGTCGGGCCCGGCGACGTCTTCGTGTGCCCGCCCGGGCACGACGCGTGGGTCGTGGGTGACGAGCAGTGCGTGGTGTACGACTTCGCGGGACCCATGGCACAGGGGTACGCCAAGGCGCAGAGCGACTGACCGAGGC
Protein-coding sequences here:
- a CDS encoding cupin domain-containing protein, giving the protein MLEIKTVEKPDERRDFPRGHLEAVHLTGLDFAVATFEPGWRWSESVAPIAGTKSCQVHHDGYVVQGRLHIVMDEGGESEVGPGDVFVCPPGHDAWVVGDEQCVVYDFAGPMAQGYAKAQSD